Proteins from one Primulina huaijiensis isolate GDHJ02 chromosome 18, ASM1229523v2, whole genome shotgun sequence genomic window:
- the LOC140964406 gene encoding probable AMP deaminase isoform X1: protein MYSQAPPLSSASPSVSPLHLAVAALFGASVMAISAFYIHKRSVDQVLDRLINLRRCHPNSQPLSDEEEFESPDFNDNGNSLNDCQHDENVSSSFHHEEDNHSRECKVSSSVPNVSVSKDEWINEVSGAYTRPAVSKSLDKIGSILSDFPPPRTEQRDREELYVSHCGPILRVGSVGRLVTPRSTGGYAFESTGDSDDERTELSEREDPDLSYENVKDVNAVAQDPSVVTAVAENLSHINVLETDLLVTETMADMDHGAIKADTTPANILGNDTVSSSNILPLHESVSVEELEVLKLISECLELRKKYVFRETLAPWSKNVEESVPFKVRGKPFHFTPVEATSHHFKMEDGVVHIYATNRDTEELFPVPSSTTFFTDMHYLLKVMSIGNVRSACHHRLRFLEEKFRLHLLVTADREFVAQKSAPHRDFYNIRKVDTHVHHSACMNQKHLLRFIKSKLRKEPDEVVIYRDGQYLTLKEVFDSLDLTGYDLNVDLLDVHADKSTFHRFDKFNLKYNPCGQSRLREIFLKQDNLIQGRFLAEVTKQVLSDLEASKYQLAEYRISIYGRKQSEWDQLASWFVNNCIYSENAVWLIQLPRLYNVYRSMGTVTSFQNILDNIFVPLFEVTVDPNSHPHLHLFLLQVVGFDIVDDESKPERRPTKHMPHPSEWTNDFNPAFSYYAYYCYANLYTLNKLREVKGLPTIRFRPHCGEAGDVDHLAAGFLLCHNISHGINLRKSPVLQYLYYLAQIGLAMSPLSNNSLFLDYHRNPFPIFFQRGLKVSLSTDDPLQIHLTKEPLVEEYSVAAKVWKLSSCDLCEIARNSVYQSGFTHAAKLHWLGEEYFKRGLLGNEIQKTNVPNIRISFRHETWVAEMQYVYGGKARLPLEVEH, encoded by the exons ATGTACTCGCAAGCACCTCCACTTTCCTCCGCCTCGCCGTCGGTTTCGCCGCTTCATCTGGCGGTGGCGGCCTTGTTCGGAGCCTCCGTCATGGCTATCTCTGCGTTCTACATCCACAAGCGCAGCGTTGATCAAGTCCTCGATCGACTCATCAACCTCCGCCGCTGCCACCCCAACTCCCAACCCCTCTCTGATGAAGAAGAATTCGAATCTCCCGATTTCAATGACAATGGTAACAGCTTAAATGATTGTCAACACGACGAGAACGTGTCGAGTTCATTTCATCACGAGGAGGATAATCATAGTCGAGAGTGTAAAGTTTCATCTTCGGTGCCAAATGTGAGTGTTTCGAAGGACGAGTGGATTAATGAGGTATCTGGTGCGTATACGCGACCTGCGGTTTCAAAATCATTGGATAAGATTGGTTCGATTCTTTCCGATTTCCCGCCACCACGGACAGAGCAAAGAGATA GAGAGGAGCTATATGTCAGTCATTGTGGTCCAATTTTGCGGGTTGGATCGGTTGGTAGGCTGGTGACCCCAAGATCAACCGGTGGTTATGCATTTGAAAGTACTGGAGATTCTGATGATGAAAGAACTGAACTTTCAGAAAGAGAGGATCCTGATCTATCTTATGAAAATGTAAAA GATGTTAATGCAGTTGCTCAAGATCCATCCGTCGTTACAGCAGTAGCAGAAAATCTGAGTCACATTAATGTTCTAGAAACTGATTTATTAGTGACTGAAACAATGGCTGATATGGATCATGGTGCCATAAAGGCTGATACAACTCCAGCAAATATTTTGGGGAATGATACTGTTTCAAGCAGCAACATTCTTCCTTTGCATG AATCAGTGAGCGTTGAAGAACTGGAAGTACTGAAGCTGATTTCCGAATGCTTAGAATTACGAAAGAAGTATGTATTTAGAGAAACACTTGCTCCATGGTCAAAAAATGTGGAGGAATCTGTTCCATTTAAAGTCCGAGGGAAACCTTTTCACTTCACCCCTGTTGAAGCAACTTCT CATCACTTCAAAATGGAAGATGGAGTAGTCCACATTTATGCAACCAACAGGG ATACTGAAGAGCTTTTTCCTGTTCCCAGTTCAACAACTTTCTTCACGGATATGCATTATCTCCTAAAAGTAATGTCCATTGGAAATGTTCGTTCTGCATGCCACCATCGCTTACGATTTCTGGAAGAA AAATTCCGTCTCCACTTGCTGGTGACTGCAGATAGGGAGTTTGTAGCTCAGAAGAGCGCACCTCATCGCGATTTTTACAATATCAGGAAAGTAGATACTCACGTGCACCACTCTGCTTGCATGAACCAGAAGCACCTTCTCCGGTTCATCAAATCAAAGTTAAGAAAAGAACCTGATGAG GTAGTTATCTATCGTGATGGACAGTATCTTACTCTGAAGGAAGTCTTTGACAGTTTGGACTTGACTGG GTATGATCTTAATGTCGATTTGTTAGATGTGCATGCTGATAAGAGTACCTTTCACCGATTTGATAAATTCAATCTCAAGTACAACCCTTGTGGACAGAGTCGGCTTAGGGAGATCTTTCTGAAGCAGGATAACCTCATCCAAG GACGCTTCCTGGCTGAAGTGACAAAACAGGTTCTCTCAGATCTGGAAGCAAGCAAGTACCAG TTGGCTGAGTATCGGATTTCAATTTATGGGAGGAAGCAGAGTGAATGGGATCAGCTGGCGAGTTGGTTCGTGAACAATTGCATTTATAGTGAAAATGCAGTTTGGTTGATTCAG CTACCAAGGTTATACAATGTCTATAGGAGTATGGGAACTGTCACATCCTTTCAGAATATATTAGACAATATCTTTGTTCCTCTTTTTGAGGTCACAGTGGATCCAAATTCACACCCTCACCTGCATCTTTTCTTATTGCAG GTTGTAGGATTCGACATTGTAGATGATGAAAGTAAACCGGAGAGACGTCCTACGAAACACATGCCACATCCTTCAGAGTGGACGAATGATTTCAATCCTGCCTTTTCTTATTATGCTTACTACTGCTATGCAAACTTGTATACACTTAACAAg CTCCGTGAAGTAAAAGGATTGCCAACAATAAGATTTAGGCCTCACTGCGGGGAG GCTGGTGATGTTGACCATTTAGCCGCTGGGTTTCTTCTGTgccataatatatcacatggtATTAATTTGCGGAAGTCCCCAGTCTTGCAATATCTTTACTATCTTGCTCAG ATTGGTTTAGCTATGTCTCCGCTAAGCAACAACTCCCTCTTCTTGGATTACCATCGCAATCCGTTTCCTATATTCTTCCAACGTGGCTTAAAAGTCTCCCTCTCCACTGATGATCCTCTACAAATTCACTTGACAAAAGAGCCTCTTGTGGAAGAATATAGTGTAGCTGCGAAG GTGTGGAAGCTTAGTTCATGCGATCTCTGTGAAATAGCTCGGAATTCTGTCTACCAGTCTGGTTTTACTCATGCAGCCAAG TTACACTGGCTTGGAGAAGAATATTTCAAAAGAGGCCTTTTAGGAAATGAAATACAAAAGACTAATGTACCCAACATACGCATTTCCTTCAGACACGAG ACATGGGTGGCGGAGATGCAGTATGTTTATGGAGGAAAAGCCAGGCTTCCTTTGGAAGTTGAACACTAA
- the LOC140964406 gene encoding AMP deaminase-like isoform X3, with product MYSQAPPLSSASPSVSPLHLAVAALFGASVMAISAFYIHKRSVDQVLDRLINLRRCHPNSQPLSDEEEFESPDFNDNGNSLNDCQHDENVSSSFHHEEDNHSRECKVSSSVPNVSVSKDEWINEVSGAYTRPAVSKSLDKIGSILSDFPPPRTEQRDREELYVSHCGPILRVGSVGRLVTPRSTGGYAFESTGDSDDERTELSEREDPDLSYENVKDVNAVAQDPSVVTAVAENLSHINVLETDLLVTETMADMDHGAIKADTTPANILGNDTVSSSNILPLHESVSVEELEVLKLISECLELRKKYVFRETLAPWSKNVEESVPFKVRGKPFHFTPVEATSHHFKMEDGVVHIYATNRDTEELFPVPSSTTFFTDMHYLLKVMSIGNVRSACHHRLRFLEEKFRLHLLVTADREFVAQKSAPHRDFYNIRKVDTHVHHSACMNQKHLLRFIKSKLRKEPDEVVIYRDGQYLTLKEVFDSLDLTGYDLNVDLLDVHADKSTFHRFDKFNLKYNPCGQSRLREIFLKQDNLIQGRFLAEVTKQVLSDLEASKYQLAEYRISIYGRKQSEWDQLASWFVNNCIYSENAVWLIQVVGFDIVDDESKPERRPTKHMPHPSEWTNDFNPAFSYYAYYCYANLYTLNKLREVKGLPTIRFRPHCGEAGDVDHLAAGFLLCHNISHGINLRKSPVLQYLYYLAQIGLAMSPLSNNSLFLDYHRNPFPIFFQRGLKVSLSTDDPLQIHLTKEPLVEEYSVAAKVWKLSSCDLCEIARNSVYQSGFTHAAKLHWLGEEYFKRGLLGNEIQKTNVPNIRISFRHETWVAEMQYVYGGKARLPLEVEH from the exons ATGTACTCGCAAGCACCTCCACTTTCCTCCGCCTCGCCGTCGGTTTCGCCGCTTCATCTGGCGGTGGCGGCCTTGTTCGGAGCCTCCGTCATGGCTATCTCTGCGTTCTACATCCACAAGCGCAGCGTTGATCAAGTCCTCGATCGACTCATCAACCTCCGCCGCTGCCACCCCAACTCCCAACCCCTCTCTGATGAAGAAGAATTCGAATCTCCCGATTTCAATGACAATGGTAACAGCTTAAATGATTGTCAACACGACGAGAACGTGTCGAGTTCATTTCATCACGAGGAGGATAATCATAGTCGAGAGTGTAAAGTTTCATCTTCGGTGCCAAATGTGAGTGTTTCGAAGGACGAGTGGATTAATGAGGTATCTGGTGCGTATACGCGACCTGCGGTTTCAAAATCATTGGATAAGATTGGTTCGATTCTTTCCGATTTCCCGCCACCACGGACAGAGCAAAGAGATA GAGAGGAGCTATATGTCAGTCATTGTGGTCCAATTTTGCGGGTTGGATCGGTTGGTAGGCTGGTGACCCCAAGATCAACCGGTGGTTATGCATTTGAAAGTACTGGAGATTCTGATGATGAAAGAACTGAACTTTCAGAAAGAGAGGATCCTGATCTATCTTATGAAAATGTAAAA GATGTTAATGCAGTTGCTCAAGATCCATCCGTCGTTACAGCAGTAGCAGAAAATCTGAGTCACATTAATGTTCTAGAAACTGATTTATTAGTGACTGAAACAATGGCTGATATGGATCATGGTGCCATAAAGGCTGATACAACTCCAGCAAATATTTTGGGGAATGATACTGTTTCAAGCAGCAACATTCTTCCTTTGCATG AATCAGTGAGCGTTGAAGAACTGGAAGTACTGAAGCTGATTTCCGAATGCTTAGAATTACGAAAGAAGTATGTATTTAGAGAAACACTTGCTCCATGGTCAAAAAATGTGGAGGAATCTGTTCCATTTAAAGTCCGAGGGAAACCTTTTCACTTCACCCCTGTTGAAGCAACTTCT CATCACTTCAAAATGGAAGATGGAGTAGTCCACATTTATGCAACCAACAGGG ATACTGAAGAGCTTTTTCCTGTTCCCAGTTCAACAACTTTCTTCACGGATATGCATTATCTCCTAAAAGTAATGTCCATTGGAAATGTTCGTTCTGCATGCCACCATCGCTTACGATTTCTGGAAGAA AAATTCCGTCTCCACTTGCTGGTGACTGCAGATAGGGAGTTTGTAGCTCAGAAGAGCGCACCTCATCGCGATTTTTACAATATCAGGAAAGTAGATACTCACGTGCACCACTCTGCTTGCATGAACCAGAAGCACCTTCTCCGGTTCATCAAATCAAAGTTAAGAAAAGAACCTGATGAG GTAGTTATCTATCGTGATGGACAGTATCTTACTCTGAAGGAAGTCTTTGACAGTTTGGACTTGACTGG GTATGATCTTAATGTCGATTTGTTAGATGTGCATGCTGATAAGAGTACCTTTCACCGATTTGATAAATTCAATCTCAAGTACAACCCTTGTGGACAGAGTCGGCTTAGGGAGATCTTTCTGAAGCAGGATAACCTCATCCAAG GACGCTTCCTGGCTGAAGTGACAAAACAGGTTCTCTCAGATCTGGAAGCAAGCAAGTACCAG TTGGCTGAGTATCGGATTTCAATTTATGGGAGGAAGCAGAGTGAATGGGATCAGCTGGCGAGTTGGTTCGTGAACAATTGCATTTATAGTGAAAATGCAGTTTGGTTGATTCAG GTTGTAGGATTCGACATTGTAGATGATGAAAGTAAACCGGAGAGACGTCCTACGAAACACATGCCACATCCTTCAGAGTGGACGAATGATTTCAATCCTGCCTTTTCTTATTATGCTTACTACTGCTATGCAAACTTGTATACACTTAACAAg CTCCGTGAAGTAAAAGGATTGCCAACAATAAGATTTAGGCCTCACTGCGGGGAG GCTGGTGATGTTGACCATTTAGCCGCTGGGTTTCTTCTGTgccataatatatcacatggtATTAATTTGCGGAAGTCCCCAGTCTTGCAATATCTTTACTATCTTGCTCAG ATTGGTTTAGCTATGTCTCCGCTAAGCAACAACTCCCTCTTCTTGGATTACCATCGCAATCCGTTTCCTATATTCTTCCAACGTGGCTTAAAAGTCTCCCTCTCCACTGATGATCCTCTACAAATTCACTTGACAAAAGAGCCTCTTGTGGAAGAATATAGTGTAGCTGCGAAG GTGTGGAAGCTTAGTTCATGCGATCTCTGTGAAATAGCTCGGAATTCTGTCTACCAGTCTGGTTTTACTCATGCAGCCAAG TTACACTGGCTTGGAGAAGAATATTTCAAAAGAGGCCTTTTAGGAAATGAAATACAAAAGACTAATGTACCCAACATACGCATTTCCTTCAGACACGAG ACATGGGTGGCGGAGATGCAGTATGTTTATGGAGGAAAAGCCAGGCTTCCTTTGGAAGTTGAACACTAA
- the LOC140964406 gene encoding probable AMP deaminase isoform X2 translates to MYSQAPPLSSASPSVSPLHLAVAALFGASVMAISAFYIHKRSVDQVLDRLINLRRCHPNSQPLSDEEEFESPDFNDNGNSLNDCQHDENVSSSFHHEEDNHSRECKVSSSVPNVSVSKDEWINEVSGAYTRPAVSKSLDKIGSILSDFPPPRTEQRDREELYVSHCGPILRVGSVGRLVTPRSTGGYAFESTGDSDDERTELSEREDPDLSYENDVNAVAQDPSVVTAVAENLSHINVLETDLLVTETMADMDHGAIKADTTPANILGNDTVSSSNILPLHESVSVEELEVLKLISECLELRKKYVFRETLAPWSKNVEESVPFKVRGKPFHFTPVEATSHHFKMEDGVVHIYATNRDTEELFPVPSSTTFFTDMHYLLKVMSIGNVRSACHHRLRFLEEKFRLHLLVTADREFVAQKSAPHRDFYNIRKVDTHVHHSACMNQKHLLRFIKSKLRKEPDEVVIYRDGQYLTLKEVFDSLDLTGYDLNVDLLDVHADKSTFHRFDKFNLKYNPCGQSRLREIFLKQDNLIQGRFLAEVTKQVLSDLEASKYQLAEYRISIYGRKQSEWDQLASWFVNNCIYSENAVWLIQLPRLYNVYRSMGTVTSFQNILDNIFVPLFEVTVDPNSHPHLHLFLLQVVGFDIVDDESKPERRPTKHMPHPSEWTNDFNPAFSYYAYYCYANLYTLNKLREVKGLPTIRFRPHCGEAGDVDHLAAGFLLCHNISHGINLRKSPVLQYLYYLAQIGLAMSPLSNNSLFLDYHRNPFPIFFQRGLKVSLSTDDPLQIHLTKEPLVEEYSVAAKVWKLSSCDLCEIARNSVYQSGFTHAAKLHWLGEEYFKRGLLGNEIQKTNVPNIRISFRHETWVAEMQYVYGGKARLPLEVEH, encoded by the exons ATGTACTCGCAAGCACCTCCACTTTCCTCCGCCTCGCCGTCGGTTTCGCCGCTTCATCTGGCGGTGGCGGCCTTGTTCGGAGCCTCCGTCATGGCTATCTCTGCGTTCTACATCCACAAGCGCAGCGTTGATCAAGTCCTCGATCGACTCATCAACCTCCGCCGCTGCCACCCCAACTCCCAACCCCTCTCTGATGAAGAAGAATTCGAATCTCCCGATTTCAATGACAATGGTAACAGCTTAAATGATTGTCAACACGACGAGAACGTGTCGAGTTCATTTCATCACGAGGAGGATAATCATAGTCGAGAGTGTAAAGTTTCATCTTCGGTGCCAAATGTGAGTGTTTCGAAGGACGAGTGGATTAATGAGGTATCTGGTGCGTATACGCGACCTGCGGTTTCAAAATCATTGGATAAGATTGGTTCGATTCTTTCCGATTTCCCGCCACCACGGACAGAGCAAAGAGATA GAGAGGAGCTATATGTCAGTCATTGTGGTCCAATTTTGCGGGTTGGATCGGTTGGTAGGCTGGTGACCCCAAGATCAACCGGTGGTTATGCATTTGAAAGTACTGGAGATTCTGATGATGAAAGAACTGAACTTTCAGAAAGAGAGGATCCTGATCTATCTTATGAAAAT GATGTTAATGCAGTTGCTCAAGATCCATCCGTCGTTACAGCAGTAGCAGAAAATCTGAGTCACATTAATGTTCTAGAAACTGATTTATTAGTGACTGAAACAATGGCTGATATGGATCATGGTGCCATAAAGGCTGATACAACTCCAGCAAATATTTTGGGGAATGATACTGTTTCAAGCAGCAACATTCTTCCTTTGCATG AATCAGTGAGCGTTGAAGAACTGGAAGTACTGAAGCTGATTTCCGAATGCTTAGAATTACGAAAGAAGTATGTATTTAGAGAAACACTTGCTCCATGGTCAAAAAATGTGGAGGAATCTGTTCCATTTAAAGTCCGAGGGAAACCTTTTCACTTCACCCCTGTTGAAGCAACTTCT CATCACTTCAAAATGGAAGATGGAGTAGTCCACATTTATGCAACCAACAGGG ATACTGAAGAGCTTTTTCCTGTTCCCAGTTCAACAACTTTCTTCACGGATATGCATTATCTCCTAAAAGTAATGTCCATTGGAAATGTTCGTTCTGCATGCCACCATCGCTTACGATTTCTGGAAGAA AAATTCCGTCTCCACTTGCTGGTGACTGCAGATAGGGAGTTTGTAGCTCAGAAGAGCGCACCTCATCGCGATTTTTACAATATCAGGAAAGTAGATACTCACGTGCACCACTCTGCTTGCATGAACCAGAAGCACCTTCTCCGGTTCATCAAATCAAAGTTAAGAAAAGAACCTGATGAG GTAGTTATCTATCGTGATGGACAGTATCTTACTCTGAAGGAAGTCTTTGACAGTTTGGACTTGACTGG GTATGATCTTAATGTCGATTTGTTAGATGTGCATGCTGATAAGAGTACCTTTCACCGATTTGATAAATTCAATCTCAAGTACAACCCTTGTGGACAGAGTCGGCTTAGGGAGATCTTTCTGAAGCAGGATAACCTCATCCAAG GACGCTTCCTGGCTGAAGTGACAAAACAGGTTCTCTCAGATCTGGAAGCAAGCAAGTACCAG TTGGCTGAGTATCGGATTTCAATTTATGGGAGGAAGCAGAGTGAATGGGATCAGCTGGCGAGTTGGTTCGTGAACAATTGCATTTATAGTGAAAATGCAGTTTGGTTGATTCAG CTACCAAGGTTATACAATGTCTATAGGAGTATGGGAACTGTCACATCCTTTCAGAATATATTAGACAATATCTTTGTTCCTCTTTTTGAGGTCACAGTGGATCCAAATTCACACCCTCACCTGCATCTTTTCTTATTGCAG GTTGTAGGATTCGACATTGTAGATGATGAAAGTAAACCGGAGAGACGTCCTACGAAACACATGCCACATCCTTCAGAGTGGACGAATGATTTCAATCCTGCCTTTTCTTATTATGCTTACTACTGCTATGCAAACTTGTATACACTTAACAAg CTCCGTGAAGTAAAAGGATTGCCAACAATAAGATTTAGGCCTCACTGCGGGGAG GCTGGTGATGTTGACCATTTAGCCGCTGGGTTTCTTCTGTgccataatatatcacatggtATTAATTTGCGGAAGTCCCCAGTCTTGCAATATCTTTACTATCTTGCTCAG ATTGGTTTAGCTATGTCTCCGCTAAGCAACAACTCCCTCTTCTTGGATTACCATCGCAATCCGTTTCCTATATTCTTCCAACGTGGCTTAAAAGTCTCCCTCTCCACTGATGATCCTCTACAAATTCACTTGACAAAAGAGCCTCTTGTGGAAGAATATAGTGTAGCTGCGAAG GTGTGGAAGCTTAGTTCATGCGATCTCTGTGAAATAGCTCGGAATTCTGTCTACCAGTCTGGTTTTACTCATGCAGCCAAG TTACACTGGCTTGGAGAAGAATATTTCAAAAGAGGCCTTTTAGGAAATGAAATACAAAAGACTAATGTACCCAACATACGCATTTCCTTCAGACACGAG ACATGGGTGGCGGAGATGCAGTATGTTTATGGAGGAAAAGCCAGGCTTCCTTTGGAAGTTGAACACTAA
- the LOC140964406 gene encoding AMP deaminase-like isoform X4 → MYSQAPPLSSASPSVSPLHLAVAALFGASVMAISAFYIHKRSVDQVLDRLINLRRCHPNSQPLSDEEEFESPDFNDNGNSLNDCQHDENVSSSFHHEEDNHSRECKVSSSVPNVSVSKDEWINEVSGAYTRPAVSKSLDKIGSILSDFPPPRTEQRDREELYVSHCGPILRVGSVGRLVTPRSTGGYAFESTGDSDDERTELSEREDPDLSYENVKDVNAVAQDPSVVTAVAENLSHINVLETDLLVTETMADMDHGAIKADTTPANILGNDTVSSSNILPLHESVSVEELEVLKLISECLELRKKYVFRETLAPWSKNVEESVPFKVRGKPFHFTPVEATSHHFKMEDGVVHIYATNRDTEELFPVPSSTTFFTDMHYLLKVMSIGNVRSACHHRLRFLEEKFRLHLLVTADREFVAQKSAPHRDFYNIRKVDTHVHHSACMNQKHLLRFIKSKLRKEPDEVVIYRDGQYLTLKEVFDSLDLTGYDLNVDLLDVHADKSTFHRFDKFNLKYNPCGQSRLREIFLKQDNLIQGRFLAEVTKQVLSDLEASKYQLAEYRISIYGRKQSEWDQLASWFVNNCIYSENAVWLIQLPRLYNVYRSMGTVTSFQNILDNIFVPLFEVTVDPNSHPHLHLFLLQVVGFDIVDDESKPERRPTKHMPHPSEWTNDFNPAFSYYAYYCYANLYTLNKLREVKGLPTIRFRPHCGEAGDVDHLAAGFLLCHNISHGINLRKSPVLQYLYYLAQIGLAMSPLSNNSLFLDYHRNPFPIFFQRGLKVSLSTDDPLQIHLTKEPLVEEYSVAAKVWKLSSCDLCEIARNSVYQSGFTHAAKVYQRN, encoded by the exons ATGTACTCGCAAGCACCTCCACTTTCCTCCGCCTCGCCGTCGGTTTCGCCGCTTCATCTGGCGGTGGCGGCCTTGTTCGGAGCCTCCGTCATGGCTATCTCTGCGTTCTACATCCACAAGCGCAGCGTTGATCAAGTCCTCGATCGACTCATCAACCTCCGCCGCTGCCACCCCAACTCCCAACCCCTCTCTGATGAAGAAGAATTCGAATCTCCCGATTTCAATGACAATGGTAACAGCTTAAATGATTGTCAACACGACGAGAACGTGTCGAGTTCATTTCATCACGAGGAGGATAATCATAGTCGAGAGTGTAAAGTTTCATCTTCGGTGCCAAATGTGAGTGTTTCGAAGGACGAGTGGATTAATGAGGTATCTGGTGCGTATACGCGACCTGCGGTTTCAAAATCATTGGATAAGATTGGTTCGATTCTTTCCGATTTCCCGCCACCACGGACAGAGCAAAGAGATA GAGAGGAGCTATATGTCAGTCATTGTGGTCCAATTTTGCGGGTTGGATCGGTTGGTAGGCTGGTGACCCCAAGATCAACCGGTGGTTATGCATTTGAAAGTACTGGAGATTCTGATGATGAAAGAACTGAACTTTCAGAAAGAGAGGATCCTGATCTATCTTATGAAAATGTAAAA GATGTTAATGCAGTTGCTCAAGATCCATCCGTCGTTACAGCAGTAGCAGAAAATCTGAGTCACATTAATGTTCTAGAAACTGATTTATTAGTGACTGAAACAATGGCTGATATGGATCATGGTGCCATAAAGGCTGATACAACTCCAGCAAATATTTTGGGGAATGATACTGTTTCAAGCAGCAACATTCTTCCTTTGCATG AATCAGTGAGCGTTGAAGAACTGGAAGTACTGAAGCTGATTTCCGAATGCTTAGAATTACGAAAGAAGTATGTATTTAGAGAAACACTTGCTCCATGGTCAAAAAATGTGGAGGAATCTGTTCCATTTAAAGTCCGAGGGAAACCTTTTCACTTCACCCCTGTTGAAGCAACTTCT CATCACTTCAAAATGGAAGATGGAGTAGTCCACATTTATGCAACCAACAGGG ATACTGAAGAGCTTTTTCCTGTTCCCAGTTCAACAACTTTCTTCACGGATATGCATTATCTCCTAAAAGTAATGTCCATTGGAAATGTTCGTTCTGCATGCCACCATCGCTTACGATTTCTGGAAGAA AAATTCCGTCTCCACTTGCTGGTGACTGCAGATAGGGAGTTTGTAGCTCAGAAGAGCGCACCTCATCGCGATTTTTACAATATCAGGAAAGTAGATACTCACGTGCACCACTCTGCTTGCATGAACCAGAAGCACCTTCTCCGGTTCATCAAATCAAAGTTAAGAAAAGAACCTGATGAG GTAGTTATCTATCGTGATGGACAGTATCTTACTCTGAAGGAAGTCTTTGACAGTTTGGACTTGACTGG GTATGATCTTAATGTCGATTTGTTAGATGTGCATGCTGATAAGAGTACCTTTCACCGATTTGATAAATTCAATCTCAAGTACAACCCTTGTGGACAGAGTCGGCTTAGGGAGATCTTTCTGAAGCAGGATAACCTCATCCAAG GACGCTTCCTGGCTGAAGTGACAAAACAGGTTCTCTCAGATCTGGAAGCAAGCAAGTACCAG TTGGCTGAGTATCGGATTTCAATTTATGGGAGGAAGCAGAGTGAATGGGATCAGCTGGCGAGTTGGTTCGTGAACAATTGCATTTATAGTGAAAATGCAGTTTGGTTGATTCAG CTACCAAGGTTATACAATGTCTATAGGAGTATGGGAACTGTCACATCCTTTCAGAATATATTAGACAATATCTTTGTTCCTCTTTTTGAGGTCACAGTGGATCCAAATTCACACCCTCACCTGCATCTTTTCTTATTGCAG GTTGTAGGATTCGACATTGTAGATGATGAAAGTAAACCGGAGAGACGTCCTACGAAACACATGCCACATCCTTCAGAGTGGACGAATGATTTCAATCCTGCCTTTTCTTATTATGCTTACTACTGCTATGCAAACTTGTATACACTTAACAAg CTCCGTGAAGTAAAAGGATTGCCAACAATAAGATTTAGGCCTCACTGCGGGGAG GCTGGTGATGTTGACCATTTAGCCGCTGGGTTTCTTCTGTgccataatatatcacatggtATTAATTTGCGGAAGTCCCCAGTCTTGCAATATCTTTACTATCTTGCTCAG ATTGGTTTAGCTATGTCTCCGCTAAGCAACAACTCCCTCTTCTTGGATTACCATCGCAATCCGTTTCCTATATTCTTCCAACGTGGCTTAAAAGTCTCCCTCTCCACTGATGATCCTCTACAAATTCACTTGACAAAAGAGCCTCTTGTGGAAGAATATAGTGTAGCTGCGAAG GTGTGGAAGCTTAGTTCATGCGATCTCTGTGAAATAGCTCGGAATTCTGTCTACCAGTCTGGTTTTACTCATGCAGCCAAG GTATATCAAAGAAACTAG